Genomic DNA from Bemisia tabaci chromosome 2, PGI_BMITA_v3:
GTCCCTCCCGGCTCAAGAAACGCATCTACCAGCAAAACAGTACGCAGAACTCCCTGTCGCACCAGAATTTCTCGTTGGACATGGACGCGTCGCGGAAGAGCTTGTCGAGCACCAACTCCGGGGTGAGCTTCCAGCAGCCGATCAGTTTAGCAGATCAAGCGCAGAGTTCGTCCAATGTCGGTGGTGGCAGCACCATGGATAAGCGGCGCGAGAGGGAGCATGCCAACATTGCCAACCTGCGGCAGTCGTACATGCAGCCTGCGTCAGTGTCCTCTAGTCTTCACAAAAAAACGACGCAGTCTCAGTCGCATTCGGCTCACAAAGAATCCTTTGCTAGTCATATGAATCCTGTCAAGCAcgagcagcagcagcagcagttGCAGCATCAGCTACtgcaacaacaacagcagcaacaacaacagcaacagcaACCTATACCCCAACAACAACCGGAGGTGAAACCTCACGCGAATGCATTGCATCAGCATCCTTATCCCCCTTCTCATCAGCATCAGCAGCAGCAGCATCATTTAAGCGGTCGGCAAAACTCAGTAGGACCCGTCAAAGTGAAACTGGAACCTGGACTCCAGAAAATGAATTTAGTGCCTTCACAAGAAACAGAGCAGCACAGTAGTGATAAAGCAGGTAAAGTAGCTCATATGCCTTCGCTGAGTCGTAGCGGGGGTGGATATCCTCGGAACGGAACCCTTTCTCACCCCCCGGAGCTTGAAACGAGGGAGCTCATTAAAAAAGAACCGGTAGATAGTCAACAAAACGTCAATTCCTATCCAAGAATCAAGTCAGAGCCTGTCTCTAATTCTAATTCCCACTATCAAAAGCATAGTAATTCAAGTTCCAGCATTTCAAGTTCACAATCGTCGGACGTGATCAGCTCCGTTCTGAAAGAAGTAACTAGCTCTAGTTTCACGAGTGACTCCTCTCTAAGTCAACTAAGTCAAAATAGTGTTCAAAGCCAACAAGAGACTGTTAAAGTCAAACAAGAAAGACTGTCTCCTGTTCAAACTGCACCGCAGAAATCCCACTCAATTTTCAGCCCAGAGTTCAGATCTCCTCCGAAGTATGAATCAAGTCTAGCGCATAATGTCAAAAAAGAACCTAGTGAAGAAGTGAAAAAGTCTCATGAGCCAATCGCTCCAGCAACCCCTGTAACCCCAACAACCCCTACCAATAGTCACAGAAGACCACCCCTAGCGAATACTCCGGAACTAGTGCCTGTTGTCCCTAGACTAGAAAGTATATCTGGATTTAAGAACATTATTGACAAGAACAAAATGTCTGTCACGCTGTCGAACGATATTGCAAACTCAACGTATGTTCCTACCAACAACTCTGCCTCTATCAGTTCTGCGACTAATGTAGATTACAGATCAGAGGATGAGAGTATTGATGATAGATTTCCTAGTGCCACAAATGCTGAGAATCAGCATTTCGTCAAAGGCGAATCATCTAGTAATAATTCAGTACCTCCTATAACTATAAGTGGTAGTAGTCAccataaaaagaagaaaaagaataaagatAAAGATAAGGAGAAAAGTAAGCATCATGAGCATAAATCAGAGCACAAGAAGCATCGAAAGAAACACAAAGAGAAAGATAAAAGAAGAGACAAGGAAAAGGATTCGTCTAATGACTCTAAACATAAAATTACTAATGACCAATCAACCTATGAACCTATCAAAATAACCATCCCGAAAAATAAGTTGGGTGGCTCACTTCCTTCTACGAGtagtttgaaaatgaaattgagtACTGTAACTGATGACAGGCAGAAAGATAGGCATAAAGAAAGGGATAGAGATAGAGACAGAGACTATGAACGAGAAAGAGACAAAAGTAGGGAGCAGGAAGGAGATTATAATCCTATAAAGATAAAAATTAGCAAAGACCTTTTGCAGCCGAAAAATTCATCTAGGAAACGTGAAAGGAGCCATGATAGTTACAACAGTTCTTCGTCTTCTGCACCGCCCAGTAAAAAATACTTCCAGGAGTAAATTTTTGTTAATATCCAGTTTCTTTTTAGATCATCTTTTCATTACCtccaatgtttttcttcttgctTGTAAAAGAGATTGTTTACTCAGCCTTTTCTAAACAAATAACTTCAAAGTTGTTAGTAAATTCTGTTCATGCCTATTATGATGAGGAGAAAAGTATAATATTGAAGAATTGAAGCCTTATGTTCTTACATTATTTATCTCAGTTTGAATTTAAAAGGAATAAGctgatatatttttcttttcccttctatttgaataatttttattttcttttcgaaaaGTTACTCCCTTAATGCTCAACATTATTAATCTATATGAGCACAAATATTTATtgcgtttttaatttattttatcctTTCAAATTTACCCTTTGCTGCTTCCGAGTTCCATTTCAGTAATTTATGTCAGCTTTTTAGTCGCAGGGTGGGATTTCAGATttataaattttataatttttccatgTTCATTGTATGTGACaattaggaaaaattaatgCCCGTCtgttttccccatttgaagcggAAGCCTCTTTTTTGAAGTCCTTAATTGTTTTTATTGAAGCAaacaaaaatcagaaacatttgCCACTGAATTTCCATTCTGACGATGTCATTATCATAACCAGTTTcgtttttcatttcaagtttctCTTATTTTTATCGCTAATTTCTTCCAGAATTTTAGAAGAGTGCACCGAAGGAGATTGAAACCAATTAGCCCATAGATTTTGCATGAATTGAGATCGAAcataaaattgttcattttccaaattttagcAGAAGATAATCCTTACAATTAAAAGTTTCAAGTGAACAGTATGCCGTCAGTTTTTGCAAATATTCATGAACTGATATTGTGACTGCATCATTCATATGTCGATTTGATGTGATGAAAATCTAATTGCTTGGTTTGAATTTTGCCACTTTATTAAAgctggaaaaattcaaatggaccaattagacaaaaatttaaaactcaggttttttttttattatttgtatcATTTCACTAGAACCGACAAATATATCAAATGATGAAATCACTAAATTGGTCCGCAAAAAGATGGAGAATGAAATCTCTAATGATCTACATTCTATCCATGTCAATATCTTAATTTGCATATTCATCAATGCGCTCCCTATTCTGATTAATCTACAGAGCCATTAACATTCGACAATCCTACTCTGCGTTTTTCTGAGTTTTACACTTTTCTTCTCATTAAAGTAAGTGTTCAGGCGGCACTATGAATATCTCTTGAACTTCATTGTTGAGTGTATTTTTAAGGCCAATCGATTGGAACTTAATTTATTATCATTCTTTTGAAtctattaatttgaaaaaataccgAGCTGCTTTTATGGGTTTTTATTCATTCTTTATTTCTTGACCCTTCAAAAAAACGTTATCTTTCGTTTTGTTTGAATAAACtgcattcattcattcattcattaaattatttatcGATCTGTAATGAGTATGTATGtatacatatatatttttttaagggcCTCCTGCtgagatttcatagaaaaatttttcaattgaaaataaattaattgatggATTCCAGTTGAATGAATCATTCTTGTCCATTATTATTAGTGTTATTTACATACTTACCATAAATTTGATGTAAGGTTTTGTTTCATAGATTTATAAGTCATTTAGGATCATTGTTATAAATTCTCCTTCCTTTCCAAATCTCAGCATATTTTTGTGTAAGAATTCCTAATCATATGCTTTGTTCGTGCAGGTGCAATCCATGTCTATTGATTTCCGACCTTGTTTCTGCTCGTAGAAATTGTTATGGCTTTGGAAGTAGGAgaaaattagattaaattgaAGTTGACTTTCTCCTCTACGTACAGCATAACCTATGATTTAGGTTGTGGATCAATAAATTTCTGTGATTCGTGTGCAAATGCAGTCTTCAAGCTCATTTgtcaacatttttaattatttattatttttttaaattttcttgctGTAATTGCGTCTGCAATTTAATTCGATCCAAATTATGAGTGATTTTTATCTGGGCTGACAAATCTCCTTTAATCGCCATATTTGTGGGTGGTTGAATACAACAGATACAATTTCGAAAACAGTCAGTCAGGAAACCAAATTTAATATTTGGaatcatttctaatttttactATGTGTTGAGTGGCAAGAAACAGTGGAACCCAATTTTTGTATTGATGGTTTTGTTCTGGCACATTatatgactttaaaaaaaaaatagtgtgtttccttcggaaaatacaattGTAAGTACAATACCATCTGAGAGTCCCTGAATATTGTGCGGCTCACCTATAATGTTCGTAGAACCACATCAGAATAACATCCAAATCTTGTACCTACTGTGCAAGCGTTAAgctgttttccaattttttatcaccattttgtccaatttttgaaAGGTATCTTACTATCCTTCTAATGAATCCCTCTAAATATTAAAGTTCTTATGTGCATTAGGAATTTTTGATCCATCAATGTATTCCTTTGTAAATTTGCAACTAATTTGATGGTGCCTCTTGTTATTCTCTAAACTCAATACTCTTTTAATATTAAGGCCGCAATAGAGGAAGTAGTTAAGGCCTGTAGTTATCTTTTTCAATCTAAATGTCCGTGGAGAGATAGAGGCATAGAGACAGGGAATACATCAGCAGATTTTAGTCCATACTCGTGGCAACCTTGTTAATGCATTTCCATTGATGTAACCCTTAAGAGTTCAACATAATATAGAGGTCTCATATAGTCATAGGTCAAAGGTGAGGCATCTCTTCCATTGCAACCCCAACTTTAAGGCGCTCTTTGAACTTtatagttgatttcagagaaaagagGCACTATCAAatgatttgaaaaatggaaCGCAGGGATGAATGCTGGAATAAAAAATGTCAGGTCTGTGGAAAAGTAATTAGTATCATGCATGCAACCCGTGGACTGTGCTTCAGTCCCCAATTTTCATCAATAATAATTCAgtcatttatcaattttttccagttGTTTGTTGTCGAAAAAAATATCATTACCAAGCTGTAATGTAACTTTTCGTAATGTTTGTCTCTTTAAAGCAGTGattgtattaaattttaaaatatagaaCCCGCATAGTAGTGATTTTGTAGTCATGATGTATTAAAGTACTATgtggtttttttcattttttcttctttcttcatcTCTTTTATTATTctatttcattcatttcaaaACCAACCCCATAATTTACGTTAAGTTGCTAAAATACCATGGtttaaaaatgggaaactttcATGAAAGTTTCCTCATGGAGTAATCAGGTCCAAATTTGTGCATAGCCTAAACCTTTTTTCCACGCAAAACCCTCAAAATTTACCAATATTCCAGTTTTTGCTAACTTCattgaaggaaaagaaaatgtgCTGGAGAAAAATTATTCTCTCGGAATCTTTTCCTTGTATGAGCCAATCACACGGTAATAAATATAATTTTGCCAGTCATGTTCTATTGTCCTCTGTCACTATGTACAATCCTTAAAAGAAGCAACTCTTTaaatttcggaaaaatgaaatcgtATTCCATTTATGCTTGGTAACTTAAAGCTATGAATCTCAGGCCTTTGAATTGAAGTTCCATTGTCTCTTAAAATTTATGTCTATCCCTTCCACTGAAATTATAAGGGATCTTTTTGTTTATTACCACTTTTCGAACCtgttgtcatttttattttatttttttgcccaTTTTTGTATCTGAATGAGATGCAAGTTCTGCCCTTCGCAGACTCTCGTGAAATGAGACTTGTTAGTAAACTTGTTATTAACTTAGGCTCGTTAGTTATTACCCACAGCTTTAAATTTTGGTATGTGAACACCAATGATTTTATCCTTTTAAGttgtctcaattttattttcgtgTATAAAAGAATGTACCCTCTTCATAGTTTACATCCTAGAATGTACATACCCGTTTTGTATTATGATGTAAATAAATTTTGTAAGTTGATAAATTCAAATGGTTTTACCGagtaaaaatgttaacatttgtCTTTtcattcggtgaaattttgcgTCATGTTAATCTGTAGCAATAATAGTGTTAACAAAGTTCGAACAAGCTACTTTTCCTCAAGTGTTTACAGAGCTCTTTGTAACCTTACCTTTTGTCCCATTTGTCCCTACTGATTTAAATATTATCTCTGTTCTTCACATTTTGctcaaacaatttttcttgttttttcttcttttctttgttATCCTAAGATAAAGAAATGGAGGATGGAAGGATTTTAAGTAGTAAACTTGTCTTGCCCTCATTCATACCTCCAGGTATTCAGTTTGTGGGCAGTAATTTTACCTGTTTTTAACTTCCTATCGATAGTGACttcctatttttatttcaaaagtggctaaaggaaaaatactagtttttgctttgttttcatctatatttttcTAATTACTGAAGCAAAGATAGACTTTTAGTTAGAGGAGGATAATACAATTATATTCATCCAATCCaattaatttatacatttttatttttcgttttatctctttaaatgattttttctgcaGGATTAATTTTATGCTTTGTCAGTTCTAAATTTAGCATgtagaagaatgaaaaaattaattgaatatttttgcttttaaaattgtataattAATCAGTAAATCATACTTTCTTGAAGGCCTTCAATTGGCAAATTTCAAACCATGCTCCTCTTGATGGAAGTTTGCCgtaagtaaaaagaaaaatgcaagaTTGATGCACAGATAGTCCTTAAAGTGAATAgttctttttttgattttttcaatgctgctgtttttaaattataaaataaattgcGGTGTGCATTGTCCAATAGCTTGTTGAGGATCCCGGGTGCGTCAAATCCGATACCTTATCCGGGGCAGCTTGTGGTAGAAGTGAAAATGAACAATAATATTACATAGCATTGCATCCTCATTTGTGAAAGCCCCACATTGTCCAATAGCTTGTTGAGGAATGGTTCTAAAAAATCTTTAGACCTTCTTCTGAGTCTATAAATGGTTAGACCACCTCTAATATGGTTCATAGCTTCGTGATGGTGAAACTGTAGGAACGCTTATTTCATTTgccatgtttaaaaatttttcctctaatttcattttatcaaaagagaacaaaccaatggtatttcttgaatttagaatattcttcacagaAAGAAGAAAACTCAAGAAAGTGTTTGATGAATGATGTTGAgaattttagaaataaagtaCAACAGGAAGTGTGCAAAGTCGCGAACAGAGATATGCATCCCTGTAGTTTCACTGTTGCTCtatgattgtatcaagagtcaATGCAGGAAAAGGTAGAAATTATATTGATATGGAATGGAGAAAAGAATGATAAGTTTGTAAGCAATGAGCATCGTGTGTTAATGTCTAAAACAAGTTGATTATTTTGTTGATGATTAATTCTATCCATTACATTTTATCCGAAATGAATCAAAACCTTTGCTTCCAAAGAATCGAGTATGGAAGTAGCATTGCTGTTAACTTCAATGGTATTTTACATAATCtgatttagaagaaaaattcctttttaAAAGTAATGTTTCCCTTCTTGAAAAAGAATAGTTAGTAGCCCACTAGTTTCAGTTCTGTACATTTTTTAtgatgttatttttatttttagctaacAAGCCTCACTCAATGACAAATTCTTTCctgtaaattttctcttttctcatcTCTATCTGTCTCTTTTTTATGatcattaaatttaataaaaaagaacaaacagACGATTTTTCTTGTTCAAGTGTCAAGTCATTCTTTTTTCCTTACTAAGAGAAGGCAATATCTGCTGATTGCCCTTCAGAATGGATGTACCGTTGTTTAAAACAATCAAAGTTTTTCTAGGTCCAAGTTTTTACCATTCAGTTAAAAGGGTTGAATATCTTCAACCAAATGGTCATCCCTAATTCATCATGAAAACCAGTACCTAACTACAGTTCAATCCAAGGGAAAGGCGGAAGGATCAATACAGTGGTGTCATTCCCCCATTGGAGGCCCAAAGAAACTAGGAAAATTGATAGCGAGAACAAATGACAGGAGAAAGAAAGAAGCTACTTTAAAATCAACGTGTAATCGCTTCATAATGCAATAGTATTATGTGGCCATACAACGAAGTAGCAGGGCACTCGAGTATATCTCGTTCATTttgacaaataaaaaataaaaaaaaagtcatttgcCCGCCTCTTCCCTAAGGTTTTGGTGAAATGACGTCACTGGATTAATGGCCGCTCACGttcagaaaagaaaatggagaagaaaGCGGTTAGAATAGAATgacctccctggtaaaaattggcagtagaatcagtgttccaaaataccatagacctacaaccggctgtaagatttccaatagcttctatagccggcaacacaatttcttatagccttttatagccgatggcgattgagcaacagcctggcgataaagtgtatgctaaacgttactaattacggatgctaggactcagtgagttttcggactaccgctctctttttgggccgtagtatcttgatttattttgcgaggaaagctccgtacttttgaaggatgcctgccattcctaaaatgttggagtgccttctatttcgtatgatactgtgcaatacctctggtgtgagatagttgcttcaagcgccgtggtacgctgcggcgcggcgcggcgggcgggcagccagcgcggaacgcgcattggcgcctacaaacctaacaggaatacttcacgcattgcgcaatgcttgaagtatccctgttaggtttgtaggcgccagtgcgccgccgctccgctttgtgttaggctctaatatttaatctcgtggagtcagcgtttttcaactcgtgactttgaaatgttcgcacactctgtatggatcattctcgttttaattgatgaaaaaaaatatgtaggaaaggaaaatataatgttcgttttgttaatattaaggtgattccgtacaaacttaaggatttgcaaagcacacgaatttctacacaattttttataaccgatggcgaaaaagcaacagccaggcgataagaACTAtggcccggctgtataattttttatcgcttcgtgtagcccggccgtatgattttttccactttctacagcctgCTGTATGATTtcctatcgccttcttcagtcggctgtaagaactcctatgatattttgaaacgcagctcctatcgccaatttttaccagggctaaCAGCGGAGGAGGCCAATTTTAGGTCAACTATAAGACTAGGCATTAGGCACTCCGTTTTCGAGGTGGTTTAATCCTCCCATGATTAACGTGCGCCCACTGGAGACAGACAGTTGAAATTTTATTGGAGTCGACGAAAATAAAGCTGACTAACGACGATAAGACTGAGCTGAAATGAGGGGCTGAAGGACCAGGCGgctaagtgcagtttttgaaaatattgaaatgtaagtgaaaaatccacctctcaaaacaaaatccaattttaaagcatcaaaaatgagtttgaactttctttccgccctGAGGCTCCATGtcattttgaaacttgaaacgcGTACCTATTTATTTTGCGTctcgtcctccaagctcctcaattgaaGTTACTGATTTCTATTACCTTCAGGtagttaaataatcgattggtTTCCCATTGCCAAGCAAGGGAAATGCCTTTTGTCAATGGAAAGCCTTATGCAGGCAGCTTTAATGAATTAAATGGTGCAGGCGACTTACCAAAAAACTTCATTTCAGCGCAGTCTACACAActgcaaaaacgccgtaaacgccattccaaactttttggaaacaatgtatcatagctgaaaaacttgtgtactttgAGACAATATTTTCGCAGAATTCACTCTCAAATTACTATCGAGAACTCaacgtaaaaatttgaggtgcataagtaaaacagtttttattttataaagcgTTAAGTTCGAAAAAACGGGGGGAAATCcggatggatttacggcgttcttggttatcacggcagaatactgtTGTGCCGAGGGAAAACGTCTTATAAAACATTTATATCGCAAAGTAACGGGACATGTTTTCGCtggaatgagccagaaatagcagtttCTTATTGGAAAATGTTCAGTCCATCTGTGCAACATGCGAATACAACTACAACGGCTTCTAAGTACCCGTTTTTGCCTAGCTTTTCATTTGAAGGCAAATCGAGATGCTCACTGAAAAATTGCCGCAGGCGTTCTTAATAAATTGATCCACTGCGTTTCCATTGATGTCTTTATCTACGCATTGCATACGGCATTTAGGGAAACATTTTACAACCCCCACCCACCTATAGTACATTGCGATGACCATCATATATCTCCGTTTGTAAAGTTACAGACGTTCTGTCATACTACATTGTTTCTCTGGTCAATGtaatttctataaaatttcctcgatcttccttctctttcagcagaatattctttggacatttcaagctataaactTGGGTTatatttcttttcgaaaaagtaAAGTAGGAAAATTTAGTTTGAAACATTGCGACGGAGAGATATACGCGGTATCCGACTTTTGCCAGATccagggtccagactcttaaaaatgttgacgaaaaaaaatactctggattcaatcgaaTTCTTCTTTGAATCGagatccagcgggctgattattgaaattgatagacaaagcgatagacaaagaagacacaggagGTATTGATCgaacctattggttgaaataggtggttctaTAGGTatactgagggagaaaatgatggactaactgtatgGTCTTTTGTGGGTTGCCTTtattaattagtctattacctacctcctttgtccattgcaacgacccgtttccaccaataggatcccgcCGTGTCCCTcttgtcctctttgtctgtagcttcatctatcaatttcaataatcgccccccaggcctcttaatttaagcggatttcctcttgattcaagtaaaaatccgattgaatcaagagcactatttcttgtcaatttttttaagagtcaggactctggatccaagataatttcttttccagtgtggatATTTCGAAACTAACGGTCTAACTTCCGGTTAAAATTTATCAGGCAAGGACACTGGGTAAGTTCCAATCGAAGGATAAATCCATAACGAGAGGGGATAGAAGCGGGCCTCAGTGAGACGGCAGACTTTCTCACAGGTTGGCCCATCTCCGGGGGcgagggaagggggaggggcgcGCGGCAGACGTAGACGTGGCGGTTCCTTGTGCTGAATTGCGAAACTGCAGAAGACGAAAAAGCTGAAAGGGCGAGGACAAGGCCGCGAGCGCGGGGTGAAGACGGCGGCGGGAGAAAGGAGCTGGGACGTCTGGCCGGGTGTCTACCGTCTAcgggccgccgcgccgcgccgcacagtggatcgagaggtcgcacttaaaatttttgactaaaactgcaaattttgatgtttatttcgttacattttaaattttaaggggtggtttagaaagaaaatttaacgagaaaaccaatggaaccacttttagaacctcaaagtttggtacagacggagttatgagctgttaaggtttccgaattttgtccgatctctcctgctgactcgatccactgtgcggcgcctgGCGTCCTGGCCCCGGCCCAGAGGAGTTGAAGCTCCAAGCTGCAAATTGAAAGATACACATCGATTGAGCCGTTCCGCGTCCCATCTCGC
This window encodes:
- the CycT gene encoding uncharacterized protein CycT — translated: MAAEKRWFFTKEQLENSPSRRCGYDAAKELSCRQQAANLIQDMGQRLHVNQLCINTAMVYMHRFFVFHSFTHFHRNHMATAALFLACKVEEQPRKLEYVIKVSQLCLMKNHQHQPLDVRSEEYLQQAADLVMNENVLLQTLGFDVGIDHPHTHIVRCCHLVRASKDLAQTSYFMATNSLHLTTMCLQYKPTVVACFCIHLACKWSNWEIPQSNEGKPWFWYVDKTVTLQLLEQLTSEFLSIFDKCPSRLKKRIYQQNSTQNSLSHQNFSLDMDASRKSLSSTNSGVSFQQPISLADQAQSSSNVGGGSTMDKRREREHANIANLRQSYMQPASVSSSLHKKTTQSQSHSAHKESFASHMNPVKHEQQQQQLQHQLLQQQQQQQQQQQQPIPQQQPEVKPHANALHQHPYPPSHQHQQQQHHLSGRQNSVGPVKVKLEPGLQKMNLVPSQETEQHSSDKAGKVAHMPSLSRSGGGYPRNGTLSHPPELETRELIKKEPVDSQQNVNSYPRIKSEPVSNSNSHYQKHSNSSSSISSSQSSDVISSVLKEVTSSSFTSDSSLSQLSQNSVQSQQETVKVKQERLSPVQTAPQKSHSIFSPEFRSPPKYESSLAHNVKKEPSEEVKKSHEPIAPATPVTPTTPTNSHRRPPLANTPELVPVVPRLESISGFKNIIDKNKMSVTLSNDIANSTYVPTNNSASISSATNVDYRSEDESIDDRFPSATNAENQHFVKGESSSNNSVPPITISGSSHHKKKKKNKDKDKEKSKHHEHKSEHKKHRKKHKEKDKRRDKEKDSSNDSKHKITNDQSTYEPIKITIPKNKLGGSLPSTSSLKMKLSTVTDDRQKDRHKERDRDRDRDYERERDKSREQEGDYNPIKIKISKDLLQPKNSSRKRERSHDSYNSSSSSAPPSKKYFQE